The following coding sequences are from one Streptomyces sp. V3I7 window:
- a CDS encoding enhanced serine sensitivity protein SseB C-terminal domain-containing protein, whose product MSPSGSDTATGQVEHMLRQVTPGRYDAYEALLGALATPSSGQIWMLLWHGQAGSPDAQYGKMEVDGHGYVPCVTSAQELAASGWNRSYEVVDGLDAARTLYPDHHGLWLNPHAPGGGVGIPWLDLRRIATGLDRQPAGPLRLSEPAIEIPQFYALLTQNAHRTPAIRSLRRAWVQPALGAPYLAIGLDVYDTSPPSVDSVRAMMQQSVGAVPDGLPVSTVVMTDEYDPVVMWLRSDSRPFYDREAHAAPPAPAAGYGYPPVPGRY is encoded by the coding sequence GTGAGCCCGAGCGGCAGCGACACCGCGACCGGACAGGTCGAGCACATGCTGCGCCAGGTGACGCCGGGGCGTTACGACGCCTACGAGGCGCTCCTCGGCGCGCTCGCGACCCCCTCCTCCGGCCAGATCTGGATGCTGCTCTGGCACGGCCAGGCCGGCTCCCCCGACGCCCAGTACGGGAAGATGGAGGTCGACGGCCACGGCTACGTCCCCTGCGTCACCTCCGCCCAGGAACTGGCCGCCAGCGGCTGGAACCGGTCGTACGAGGTGGTCGACGGACTCGACGCCGCCCGCACGCTCTACCCCGACCACCACGGCCTGTGGCTCAACCCGCACGCCCCCGGCGGCGGCGTCGGCATCCCCTGGCTCGACCTGCGCCGCATCGCCACCGGACTGGACCGCCAGCCCGCAGGCCCCCTGCGCCTGTCCGAACCGGCCATCGAAATCCCGCAGTTCTACGCCCTGCTCACGCAGAACGCCCACCGCACGCCGGCGATCCGCTCGCTGCGCCGCGCCTGGGTGCAGCCGGCGCTCGGCGCGCCGTACCTCGCCATCGGCCTGGACGTGTACGACACCTCGCCGCCCTCGGTCGACTCGGTGCGCGCGATGATGCAGCAGTCCGTCGGCGCCGTCCCGGACGGGCTGCCGGTGTCGACCGTCGTCATGACCGACGAGTACGACCCGGTCGTCATGTGGCTGCGCTCGGACTCCCGCCCCTTCTACGACCGCGAGGCCCACGCCGCGCCGCCGGCCCCGGCCGCCGGTTACGGCTATCCGCCCGTCCCGGGCCGGTACTGA
- a CDS encoding ABC transporter permease translates to MTAPLHEPTTEAAPSAAEEAAVAGAGAKAVQGRSLGRIAWERLKRDKLALSGGVVVLVLIVIALLAPVITHLVGQDPDLYHENLIDPLFGTPKGSLGGISGEHLLGVEPVNGRDIFARILFGAQISLLVGFLSAVVAVVLGTVLGILAGFFGGWIDSFVSRMMDGLLAFPQLLFIIALVSVMPNTMLGLTGSNVRVFVMILVIGFFGWPYIGRVVRGQTLSLREREYVEAARSLGAGRFYILFKELLPNLVAPIIVYTTMMIPTNILTEAALSFLGVGVKPPTSSWGQMLSTAIDYYDSDPMYMVVPGLAIFITVLAFNLFGDGVRDALDPKGSR, encoded by the coding sequence ATGACGGCACCACTGCATGAGCCGACCACGGAGGCGGCCCCGAGCGCGGCCGAGGAAGCGGCGGTCGCCGGGGCGGGCGCGAAGGCCGTACAGGGACGCTCCCTGGGCCGGATCGCCTGGGAGCGTCTGAAGCGGGACAAGCTCGCCCTCAGCGGCGGTGTGGTCGTGCTCGTCCTCATCGTGATCGCCCTGCTCGCCCCGGTGATCACCCACCTGGTCGGACAGGATCCGGACCTCTATCACGAGAACCTGATCGACCCGCTGTTCGGCACCCCCAAGGGGTCGCTGGGCGGCATCAGCGGCGAGCACCTGCTGGGCGTCGAGCCGGTCAACGGCCGCGACATCTTCGCCCGCATCCTCTTCGGTGCCCAGATCTCCCTGCTGGTGGGCTTCCTGTCCGCCGTCGTCGCCGTCGTCCTCGGCACCGTGCTGGGCATCCTGGCGGGCTTCTTCGGCGGCTGGATCGACTCCTTCGTCAGCCGCATGATGGACGGTCTGCTCGCCTTCCCGCAGCTGCTGTTCATCATCGCGCTGGTCTCCGTCATGCCCAACACCATGCTGGGGCTGACCGGTTCCAACGTGCGCGTGTTCGTGATGATCCTGGTCATCGGCTTCTTCGGCTGGCCGTACATCGGACGCGTCGTGCGCGGTCAGACGCTCTCGCTGCGTGAGCGCGAGTACGTCGAGGCCGCCCGGTCGCTGGGTGCCGGACGCTTCTACATCCTGTTCAAGGAACTGCTGCCCAACCTCGTGGCGCCGATCATCGTGTACACGACGATGATGATCCCCACCAACATCCTCACCGAGGCGGCGCTCAGCTTCCTGGGCGTGGGCGTCAAGCCGCCCACGTCCTCGTGGGGCCAGATGCTCTCGACGGCGATCGACTACTACGACTCGGACCCCATGTACATGGTGGTCCCGGGTCTGGCGATCTTCATCACCGTCCTCGCGTTCAACCTCTTCGGCGACGGCGTGCGTGACGCGCTGGACCCGAAGGGCTCCCGCTGA
- a CDS encoding ABC transporter substrate-binding protein: MTTQRTSGRRKQALAAAATVAALLSTAACGGGDDGKGGSAGAAGYDAANNKVAQASLAKKGGTLRFGGAQEADSWDTTRGYYGFMWNFARFYSRQLVTTKTEAGAKGAELTPDLATGLAKISDDGKTYTYTLRDGLTWEDGKPITSKDVKYGIERVWAQDVLSGGPVYVKDVLDPKGEYKGPYKDKSKDKLGLKAIETPDDKTVVFKLPKPNADFEEMLAMVSASPVRQDKDTKSKYGLHPFSSGPYKFKSYSPGKDMTLVRNTAWKQSSDPIRKAYPDKITIKFFTNANDLDQRLINGDLDLDINQTGMSPQGRTIALKQHKGNLDNPISGFIRYATFPQTVKPFDNIHCRNAVIYGADHVSLQTARGGPLAGGDIGTNMLPPGVAGGEGQKYDPFELNGANKNGNVAKAKQELKACGKPKGFKTTIAVRNNKPVEVATAQSLQASLKKVGIDTQIDQYDGSQSTGIIGSPSNVKKKGYGIIIMGWGADFPTVQGYGLPLWDSKYILQSGNNNFGMIKDKAIDGLFDKYIKSTDDAEKTKLATEINHKVMEGGYYLPFVFEKFINWRGDNLANVYTTDAYSGQYDFVNLGLKSAK; encoded by the coding sequence GTGACTACCCAACGCACCTCAGGGCGGCGCAAGCAGGCGCTGGCCGCTGCTGCCACGGTCGCCGCGCTGCTGTCCACGGCGGCCTGCGGCGGCGGCGACGACGGCAAGGGCGGCTCGGCCGGCGCCGCCGGCTACGACGCCGCCAACAACAAGGTCGCCCAGGCCTCCCTGGCCAAGAAGGGCGGCACGCTGAGGTTCGGTGGCGCCCAGGAGGCCGACTCGTGGGACACCACGCGCGGTTACTACGGCTTCATGTGGAACTTCGCGCGCTTCTACAGCCGTCAGCTCGTCACGACCAAGACGGAGGCCGGTGCCAAGGGCGCCGAGCTGACCCCGGACCTCGCGACCGGTCTGGCCAAGATCTCCGACGACGGCAAGACCTACACGTACACCCTGCGTGACGGTCTGACGTGGGAGGATGGCAAGCCGATCACGTCGAAGGACGTCAAGTACGGCATCGAGCGCGTCTGGGCGCAGGACGTGCTGTCGGGCGGCCCGGTCTACGTGAAGGACGTCCTCGACCCCAAGGGCGAGTACAAGGGTCCGTACAAGGACAAGTCCAAGGACAAGCTGGGTCTGAAGGCGATCGAGACGCCGGACGACAAGACCGTCGTCTTCAAGCTCCCGAAGCCCAACGCGGACTTCGAGGAGATGCTGGCCATGGTGTCGGCCTCCCCGGTCCGCCAGGACAAGGACACCAAGTCCAAGTACGGTCTGCACCCGTTCTCCTCCGGCCCGTACAAGTTCAAGTCGTACAGCCCGGGCAAGGACATGACCCTGGTCCGCAACACCGCCTGGAAGCAGTCCTCGGACCCGATCCGCAAGGCGTACCCGGACAAGATCACGATCAAGTTCTTCACGAACGCCAACGACCTGGACCAGCGCCTGATCAACGGTGACCTGGACCTGGACATCAACCAGACCGGCATGTCGCCGCAGGGTCGCACCATCGCCCTCAAGCAGCACAAGGGCAACCTGGACAACCCGATCTCCGGCTTCATCCGTTACGCGACGTTCCCGCAGACGGTGAAGCCGTTCGACAACATCCACTGCCGCAACGCCGTGATCTACGGCGCCGACCACGTGTCGCTCCAGACCGCCCGTGGCGGCCCGCTCGCCGGCGGCGACATCGGCACCAACATGCTGCCCCCGGGTGTCGCGGGCGGCGAGGGCCAGAAGTACGACCCGTTCGAGCTCAACGGTGCCAACAAGAACGGCAACGTCGCCAAGGCCAAGCAGGAGCTGAAGGCCTGCGGCAAGCCGAAGGGCTTCAAGACCACCATCGCCGTCCGCAACAACAAGCCGGTCGAGGTGGCCACCGCCCAGTCGCTGCAGGCGTCGCTGAAGAAGGTCGGCATCGACACGCAGATCGACCAGTACGACGGTTCGCAGTCCACCGGCATCATCGGCAGCCCTTCGAACGTGAAGAAGAAGGGCTACGGCATCATCATCATGGGCTGGGGCGCCGACTTCCCGACCGTCCAGGGCTACGGCCTGCCGCTGTGGGACAGCAAGTACATCCTTCAGAGCGGTAACAACAACTTCGGCATGATCAAGGACAAGGCGATCGACGGCCTGTTCGACAAGTACATCAAGTCGACGGACGACGCCGAGAAGACCAAGCTCGCCACCGAGATCAACCACAAGGTCATGGAGGGCGGTTACTACCTGCCCTTCGTCTTCGAGAAGTTCATCAACTGGCGCGGGGACAACCTGGCGAACGTGTACACGACCGACGCCTACAGCGGTCAGTACGACTTCGTCAACCTCGGCCTGAAGTCCGCGAAGTAA
- a CDS encoding ABC transporter permease: MLAYLIRRLFAAAVMLVVIVMVVFGIFFLVPKWVGVDVALSFVGKQADPAAVEGVREKLGLGDPVYLQIWEFFKGIFVGRTYAGGGDVVHCAAPCFGYSFRSEQAVWPVLTERFPVTLALALGAAVLWLVFGVAAGVLSALKRGSLWDRGAMIVALAGVSLPIYFTGLLSLAIFAFGLKLIDAQYVPFDQSVGGWFGGMILPWITLAFLYAAMYARITRATMLEILGEDYIRTARAKGLREQTVIGKHAMRSTMTPILTMLGMDLGALIGGAILTETTFSLPGLGQKVLDAIKNQDLPFILGVTLITSLAVLIANLVVDILYAVIDPRVRLS; this comes from the coding sequence GTGCTCGCTTACCTCATCAGGCGGCTGTTCGCCGCCGCAGTGATGCTCGTGGTCATCGTCATGGTGGTCTTCGGCATCTTCTTCCTGGTCCCCAAGTGGGTGGGCGTCGACGTCGCCCTGAGCTTCGTGGGCAAGCAGGCCGACCCGGCCGCCGTCGAGGGCGTGCGGGAGAAGCTCGGACTGGGCGACCCGGTCTACCTCCAGATCTGGGAGTTCTTCAAGGGCATCTTCGTGGGGCGCACCTACGCGGGCGGCGGAGACGTCGTCCACTGCGCCGCACCCTGCTTCGGCTACTCGTTCCGCAGCGAGCAGGCCGTCTGGCCGGTGCTCACCGAACGCTTCCCGGTGACCCTGGCCCTCGCGCTCGGTGCCGCCGTGCTGTGGCTGGTCTTCGGTGTCGCCGCGGGCGTCCTCTCCGCGCTCAAGCGGGGCAGCCTGTGGGACCGCGGTGCCATGATCGTCGCCCTGGCGGGTGTCTCGCTCCCCATCTACTTCACCGGTCTGCTCAGCCTCGCGATCTTCGCGTTCGGCCTGAAGCTGATCGACGCGCAGTACGTGCCGTTCGACCAGAGCGTCGGCGGCTGGTTCGGCGGCATGATCCTCCCCTGGATCACCCTCGCCTTCCTGTACGCCGCGATGTACGCCCGGATCACCCGCGCCACCATGCTGGAGATCCTCGGCGAGGACTACATCCGCACCGCCCGCGCCAAGGGCCTGCGCGAGCAGACCGTCATCGGCAAGCACGCCATGCGCTCGACGATGACCCCCATCCTGACCATGCTCGGCATGGACCTCGGCGCCCTCATCGGCGGCGCGATCCTGACCGAGACCACGTTCAGCCTCCCCGGCCTCGGCCAGAAGGTGCTGGACGCCATCAAGAACCAGGACCTGCCCTTCATCCTGGGCGTCACCCTGATCACTTCCCTCGCGGTGCTGATCGCCAACCTCGTGGTGGACATCCTGTACGCCGTGATCGACCCCCGAGTGAGGCTCTCATGA
- a CDS encoding ABC transporter ATP-binding protein, with the protein MTELSKSGAVSEPVSGSPAPSAFLEVRDLKVHFPTDDGLVKSVDGLSFKLEKGKTLGIVGESGSGKSVTSLGIMGLHTAGQYGKRKARISGEIWLDGTELLGASPDKVRKLRGRQMSMIFQDPLSALHPYYTIGQQIVEAYRIHHDVDKKTARKRAIEMLDRVGIPQPDKRVDSYPHEFSGGMRQRAMIAMSLVNNPELLIADEPTTALDVTVQAQILDLIRDLQKEFGSAVIIITHDLGVVAELADDILVMYGGRCVERGPAEKVFYEPRHPYTWGLLGSMPRLDRDQQERLIPVKGSPPSLINIPSGCAFNPRCPYADLPKDNVTRTVRPELTEVGSRHWAACHMSQEQRERIWTEEIAPKL; encoded by the coding sequence ATGACCGAACTCAGCAAGAGCGGCGCCGTGAGCGAGCCCGTCAGCGGCTCGCCCGCCCCCTCCGCATTCCTCGAAGTACGCGACCTGAAGGTGCACTTCCCGACCGACGACGGTCTGGTCAAGTCCGTCGACGGGCTCAGCTTCAAGCTGGAGAAGGGCAAGACCCTCGGCATCGTGGGCGAGTCCGGCTCGGGCAAGTCCGTGACCTCGCTCGGCATCATGGGCCTGCACACCGCCGGCCAGTACGGCAAGCGCAAGGCGCGGATATCCGGCGAGATCTGGCTGGACGGCACCGAACTGCTGGGCGCCAGCCCGGACAAGGTGCGCAAGCTGCGCGGCCGTCAGATGTCGATGATCTTCCAGGACCCGCTGTCCGCGCTGCACCCGTACTACACGATCGGCCAGCAGATCGTGGAGGCGTACCGGATCCACCACGACGTCGACAAGAAGACCGCCCGCAAGCGGGCGATCGAGATGCTCGACCGCGTGGGCATCCCGCAGCCGGACAAGCGCGTCGACAGCTACCCGCACGAGTTCTCCGGCGGTATGCGCCAGCGCGCGATGATCGCGATGTCGCTGGTCAACAACCCCGAGCTGCTCATCGCGGACGAGCCGACGACCGCCCTCGACGTGACCGTCCAGGCGCAGATCCTCGACCTCATCCGGGATCTGCAGAAGGAGTTCGGCTCCGCGGTCATCATCATCACCCACGACCTGGGCGTCGTCGCCGAGCTCGCCGACGACATCCTGGTCATGTACGGCGGCCGCTGCGTCGAGCGGGGCCCGGCGGAGAAGGTGTTCTACGAGCCCCGGCACCCCTACACCTGGGGCCTGCTCGGCTCGATGCCGCGCCTCGACCGTGACCAGCAGGAGCGTCTGATCCCGGTCAAGGGATCGCCGCCCTCGCTGATCAACATCCCGTCCGGCTGCGCCTTCAACCCGCGCTGCCCCTACGCCGACCTCCCGAAGGACAACGTCACCCGCACGGTCCGCCCGGAGCTGACCGAGGTCGGCAGCCGGCACTGGGCCGCCTGCCACATGTCGCAGGAGCAGCGGGAGCGTATCTGGACCGAAGAGATTGCGCCGAAGCTGTGA
- a CDS encoding ABC transporter ATP-binding protein — MTIPAQSEGEGVTLTQDAAPGEILLKVTGLQKHFPIRKGLLQRQVGAVRAVDGIDFEVRAGETLGVVGESGCGKSTMGRLITRLLEPTAGTVEFEGKNITHLGVGKMRPLRRDVQMIFQDPYSSLNPRHTIGTIVGAPFRLQGVTPEGGIKKEVQRLLSVVGLNPEHYNRYPHEFSGGQRQRIGIARALALNPKLVVADEPVSALDVSIQAQVVNLLDDLQEELGLTYVIIAHDLSVVRHVSDRIAVMYLGKIVELADRDALYNAPMHPYTKALMSAVPIPDPKRKNAKSERILLKGDVPSPISPPSGCRFHTRCWKATEICRTTEPQLIELLPGQRVACHHPENFADQAPQDTVLLTVAKEASELVPDAVLEESAETSAAVAAEVAEAQEEAAEEAVASEEAVASDEAAEEAVEESAAVEAEAEDGTEAAEETPAEAEAEAEAEAEAEAEAEAEARAEEDEADAEVLVDDEGRCAACGSEPTRGRPRRASAEAGPAEIAETDTASKSDGAPEADGTGPQEPTGK, encoded by the coding sequence GTGACGATTCCCGCACAGAGCGAGGGCGAGGGCGTCACCCTCACCCAGGACGCCGCCCCCGGCGAGATCCTGCTCAAGGTGACCGGGCTCCAGAAGCACTTCCCGATCCGCAAGGGCCTGCTCCAGCGGCAGGTCGGCGCGGTCCGCGCGGTCGACGGCATCGACTTCGAGGTCCGGGCCGGCGAGACCCTCGGCGTGGTGGGCGAGTCGGGCTGCGGCAAGTCGACGATGGGCCGGCTGATCACCCGGCTGCTCGAACCGACCGCCGGTACGGTCGAGTTCGAGGGCAAGAACATCACGCACCTCGGCGTGGGCAAGATGCGCCCGCTGCGCCGTGACGTGCAGATGATCTTCCAGGACCCGTACTCGTCGCTGAACCCGCGCCACACCATCGGCACGATCGTCGGCGCTCCCTTCCGGCTCCAGGGCGTGACGCCCGAGGGCGGCATCAAGAAGGAAGTGCAGCGGCTGCTTTCGGTCGTGGGTCTCAACCCCGAGCACTACAACCGCTATCCGCACGAGTTCTCCGGCGGTCAGCGCCAGCGCATCGGCATCGCCCGCGCGCTCGCGCTCAACCCGAAGCTGGTCGTGGCGGACGAGCCGGTCTCGGCCCTGGACGTGTCGATCCAGGCCCAGGTCGTGAACCTGCTGGACGACCTCCAGGAGGAACTCGGCCTGACATACGTGATCATCGCGCACGACCTCTCGGTCGTCCGGCACGTCTCGGACCGGATCGCGGTGATGTACCTCGGCAAGATCGTCGAGCTGGCCGACCGGGACGCGCTGTACAACGCGCCGATGCACCCGTACACCAAGGCGCTGATGTCGGCGGTGCCGATCCCGGACCCGAAGCGGAAGAACGCGAAGAGCGAGCGCATCCTGCTCAAGGGCGACGTGCCCTCGCCGATCTCCCCGCCGAGCGGCTGCCGCTTCCACACCCGCTGCTGGAAGGCGACGGAGATCTGCAGGACGACCGAGCCGCAGCTCATCGAGCTGCTGCCCGGCCAGCGGGTCGCCTGCCACCACCCGGAGAACTTCGCCGACCAGGCCCCGCAGGACACGGTGCTGCTCACCGTCGCGAAGGAGGCGTCGGAGCTCGTGCCGGACGCGGTCCTGGAGGAGTCGGCGGAGACGTCGGCGGCGGTCGCGGCGGAGGTCGCGGAGGCCCAGGAGGAGGCCGCGGAGGAGGCTGTGGCTTCGGAGGAGGCTGTGGCTTCCGACGAGGCTGCGGAGGAGGCCGTGGAGGAGTCGGCTGCCGTCGAGGCGGAGGCCGAGGACGGGACCGAGGCTGCGGAGGAGACTCCCGCTGAGGCTGAGGCTGAGGCTGAGGCTGAGGCTGAGGCTGAGGCTGAGGCTGAGGCTGAGGCCCGCGCCGAAGAGGACGAGGCCGACGCGGAGGTTCTCGTCGACGACGAAGGCCGGTGCGCGGCGTGCGGCAGCGAGCCGACGCGGGGCCGTCCGCGGCGGGCGTCCGCCGAGGCCGGACCCGCGGAGATCGCGGAGACCGACACCGCATCCAAATCCGACGGTGCGCCGGAGGCCGACGGCACCGGCCCCCAGGAGCCCACCGGTAAGTGA
- a CDS encoding trimeric intracellular cation channel family protein has product MLQQLFSPSVQHTIDLVGIFVFAISGALLAVRKNFDVFGIAVLAEVTALGGGLFRDLIIGAVPPAAFTDLGYGITPLLAALLVFFLHPHVERIQVAVNVFDAAGLGLFCVAGTTKAYEYGLGLPASATLGLATAVGGGVLRDVLANEVPSLLRWDRDLYAVPAMVGAIMVALCIRYDVLTPFTSGLAALTAFVLRLLAMRFHWRAPRAWNRRSTVTE; this is encoded by the coding sequence GTGCTCCAGCAACTGTTCTCCCCCTCCGTCCAGCACACGATCGATCTCGTCGGCATCTTCGTCTTCGCGATCTCCGGTGCGCTGCTCGCCGTGCGCAAGAACTTCGACGTCTTCGGCATCGCCGTCCTCGCCGAGGTCACCGCGCTGGGCGGAGGGCTGTTCCGTGATCTGATCATCGGCGCCGTCCCCCCGGCTGCCTTCACGGACCTGGGGTACGGCATCACGCCGCTGCTCGCCGCGCTCCTCGTCTTCTTCCTGCATCCGCACGTCGAGCGCATCCAGGTCGCGGTCAACGTCTTCGACGCGGCCGGCCTCGGCCTGTTCTGCGTCGCCGGGACGACCAAGGCGTACGAGTACGGCCTCGGACTCCCCGCCTCCGCGACCCTCGGCCTCGCCACCGCCGTCGGCGGCGGTGTCCTGCGCGACGTACTCGCCAACGAGGTCCCGTCCCTGCTGCGCTGGGACCGCGACCTGTACGCGGTGCCGGCGATGGTCGGCGCCATCATGGTGGCGCTGTGCATCCGCTACGACGTCCTGACCCCGTTCACCAGCGGCCTCGCGGCCCTCACCGCCTTCGTCCTGCGCCTGCTCGCGATGCGCTTCCACTGGCGGGCGCCGCGCGCCTGGAACCGCAGGTCGACGGTGACGGAGTAG
- a CDS encoding thioesterase family protein, whose protein sequence is MPEAAIASDARAVIGDSEFDRDTALTRREPGVYDIDLSAGWTIISAVNGGYLLAVVGRALAETLPHSDPFTISAHYLTASQPGPAVVRTETVRTGRSLSTGQASLFQYDEQGAEVERIRVLASYGDLDALPDDVRTTATPPAIPPMDQCFGPQDGPSPVKGSSAITDRLMLKLDPSTLGWALGSPSGKGEMRAWFGLADGREADPLSLLLAVDALPPTAFEMGLTGWVPTVELTVHVRHRPAPGPLRVSITTRNLAGGFLEEDAEVWDSADRLVAQSRQLARVRLG, encoded by the coding sequence ATGCCAGAAGCAGCTATCGCATCCGACGCGCGTGCCGTCATCGGCGACAGCGAGTTCGACCGGGACACGGCACTCACCCGCCGCGAGCCCGGCGTCTACGACATCGACCTCTCGGCCGGCTGGACGATCATCAGCGCGGTCAACGGCGGCTATCTGCTGGCCGTGGTCGGCCGGGCCCTCGCGGAGACGCTCCCGCATTCCGACCCGTTCACGATCTCCGCGCACTACCTGACGGCGTCCCAGCCGGGCCCCGCGGTCGTGCGCACCGAGACCGTGCGCACCGGCCGCTCCCTCTCCACCGGCCAGGCCTCCCTCTTCCAGTACGACGAGCAGGGCGCCGAGGTCGAGCGGATCCGCGTCCTCGCCTCCTACGGCGACCTCGACGCCCTCCCCGACGACGTCCGTACGACCGCGACGCCGCCGGCGATCCCGCCCATGGACCAGTGCTTCGGTCCCCAGGACGGCCCGAGCCCGGTCAAGGGCAGCTCCGCCATCACCGACCGGCTGATGCTCAAGCTGGACCCGTCCACCCTCGGCTGGGCGCTCGGTTCCCCGTCCGGCAAGGGCGAGATGCGCGCCTGGTTCGGGCTGGCGGACGGCCGTGAGGCCGACCCGCTCTCGCTGCTGCTCGCGGTGGACGCCCTGCCGCCGACCGCCTTCGAGATGGGCCTGACCGGCTGGGTGCCCACGGTCGAGCTGACCGTGCACGTACGCCACCGCCCGGCGCCGGGCCCGCTACGGGTGTCGATCACCACCCGCAACCTGGCCGGCGGCTTCCTGGAGGAGGACGCCGAGGTCTGGGACAGCGCCGACCGGCTGGTCGCGCAGTCCCGCCAGCTGGCCCGGGTCAGGCTCGGCTGA
- a CDS encoding TetR family transcriptional regulator — translation MSHTVGIRQAQKQKTRRALLDAALELLEDQSLSSLGLREVTRAAGIAPTAFYRHFHSTADLGVALVEEALGSLHPMVRTTVSMSDDERIPHAVRLIAQHVRSHPAHIRFIARERHGGVQPVRDAIRAQLSRFARELSDELSNGPAVADWTGDDLLMLGHLYVDQLLSTASLFMEALETPDGTEPSAEEWERVAHAATRQLRLIHIGSRHWLD, via the coding sequence ATGAGTCACACCGTGGGCATCCGCCAGGCCCAGAAGCAGAAGACCCGACGGGCGCTTCTCGACGCGGCGCTCGAGCTGCTGGAGGACCAGAGCCTGAGCAGCCTGGGCCTGCGCGAGGTCACCCGCGCCGCCGGCATCGCCCCCACCGCCTTCTACCGGCACTTCCACTCCACCGCCGATCTCGGCGTGGCCCTCGTGGAGGAGGCGCTGGGCAGCCTGCACCCGATGGTGCGCACCACGGTGTCCATGTCCGACGACGAACGCATCCCGCACGCCGTGCGGTTGATCGCCCAGCACGTGCGGAGCCACCCCGCCCACATCCGTTTCATCGCCCGCGAACGGCACGGCGGAGTCCAGCCCGTACGGGACGCGATCCGCGCGCAACTGTCGCGGTTCGCACGGGAGTTGAGCGATGAGCTGAGCAACGGCCCGGCGGTCGCGGACTGGACCGGCGACGACCTGCTGATGCTCGGCCACCTCTACGTCGACCAGCTGCTCAGCACCGCGTCGCTCTTCATGGAGGCGCTGGAGACCCCGGACGGGACGGAGCCGTCGGCCGAGGAGTGGGAGCGCGTCGCCCACGCCGCGACCCGCCAGCTACGGCTGATCCACATCGGAAGCCGGCACTGGCTGGACTGA
- a CDS encoding DUF4190 domain-containing protein — MHLTAPADRRTAPRDADGMAVASFILGLLGLLVLNLVLGPIAVVLAGVALWRGTARRGRALLGLILGLADLVVLAAFVQADQTVSWSF, encoded by the coding sequence ATGCACCTCACCGCACCGGCCGACCGTCGCACCGCCCCGCGCGACGCCGACGGGATGGCCGTCGCGTCGTTCATCCTCGGGCTCCTCGGCCTGCTCGTCCTCAACCTGGTCCTCGGCCCCATCGCCGTCGTCCTGGCCGGCGTAGCCCTGTGGCGGGGGACCGCCCGCCGCGGCCGCGCCCTGCTCGGCCTCATCCTGGGCCTCGCCGACCTGGTGGTCCTGGCGGCGTTCGTCCAGGCCGACCAGACGGTGTCCTGGAGCTTCTAG